The proteins below come from a single Holdemania massiliensis genomic window:
- a CDS encoding MarR family winged helix-turn-helix transcriptional regulator: protein MKDKTARQITKIAREVSKFTTRTLKAEGIGAAELDFIHVVRKNPGITQAGVRSVLGIDKGACARRAANLEQKGYLIRTPSPQDKRAQCLTATPKADQLKQSKAAIEAEVYAWLLEEFNEHEADLFAALLNRLYLHSKAESQANFAHLSERLRQKQGQ from the coding sequence ATGAAGGATAAAACAGCGCGTCAGATCACCAAAATTGCCCGCGAGGTCAGCAAGTTTACGACCCGCACATTAAAGGCTGAAGGAATCGGGGCAGCCGAACTGGATTTCATCCATGTTGTGCGGAAGAATCCGGGAATTACTCAAGCCGGCGTCCGCAGTGTGCTGGGCATTGACAAAGGAGCCTGTGCACGCCGGGCTGCCAATCTGGAACAGAAAGGCTATCTCATCCGAACCCCCAGTCCTCAAGACAAACGGGCTCAGTGCTTAACGGCAACGCCAAAAGCCGATCAGCTGAAGCAATCCAAGGCGGCCATTGAAGCTGAGGTTTATGCGTGGCTGCTGGAAGAATTCAATGAGCATGAAGCTGACTTGTTCGCCGCCCTGCTCAACCGGCTTTATCTTCACAGCAAGGCTGAAAGTCAAGCTAATTTTGCGCATCTGTCCGAGCGGCTAAGGCAGAAGCAGGGGCAATAA